Sequence from the Luteibacter aegosomaticola genome:
TGCGTCGAAGCTGGGCGACCTGGGCCCGTATGGCAAGCAGGTGATCCAGTTCTATACCCAGACCAAGACGGTGACGCAGCGCTGGTTCGACGACGACACTGTGAACGCCGGCGTCAACACCACGATCCATCTGCGCTGATGGCCGCCGCGATGGATATGCATGCCGCCCTCGGCCAGGCGGGGCTTAGTGACGACCAGGCGGCCTATCGGGAGGCCGCGCGGGAGTTCGCGCTGGCCGAACTTGGCCCTCACGCCGCGCACTGGGATGCCGAAAGCGAGTTCCCGCGCGAGGCGATCGGCAAGGCCGGCGAGCTGGGTTTCTGTGGCCTCTATGTGCCGGAGGCCGCCGGTGGTTCGGGGCTGGCGCGCCTGGATGCGGCCATTGTGTTCGAAGAGCTGGCGGCGGTGGATCCGTCGACGGCCGCGTTCATCAGCATCCACAACATGGCCACGTGGATGCTGGCGGCGCACGCTTCCGGTGTCATTCGTGAGCGCTGGGCACCGTTGCTTGCCAGCGGCACCCGCCTGGCGTCGTACTGCCTCACCGAGCCGGGTGCCGGTTCCGATGCCGGTTCGCTGCGCACGCGTGCCGTGCGCGACGGGGACCACTACGTCCTGCATGGCAGCAAGGCCTTTATCTCCGGTGCCGGCGCGACCGACATGCTGGTGGTCATGGCGCGCACCGGTGGCGATGGCCCCAGGGGTATCACCGCGTTTGCGGTGCCGGCTGACACGCCGGGTATCAGCTATGGCCGCAACGAAGAAAAGATGGGCTGGCATAGCCAGCCCACGCGCAGCGTGACGTTCGACGGCGCGCGCATTCCCGTTGACCATCGTCTGGGTGTAGAAGGCGAGGGCTTCCGCATCGCCATGAAGGGCCTTGATGGCGGCCGGCTCAATATCGCCGCCTGTTCACTGGGCGCGGCGCAGGGCGCGCTCGACGCCGCGCGCCGTTACATGGGCGAGCGCCGCCAGTTCGGCAAGAAGCTGGCCGATTTCCAGGCGCTGCAATTCAAGCTCGCCGACATGGCCACGGAACTGGTCGCCGCGCGCCAGATGGTGCACACCGCCGCGCGCAAGCTCGATGCGGGTAGCCATGACGCCACCGTGTGGTGCGCCATGGCCAAACGCTTCGCCACCGATGCGGGTTTCAGCATCTGCAACGACGCCCTCCAGATCCATGGCGGCTACGGCTACGTCCGCGAATACCCGGTCGAGCGCTTGCTGCGCGATTGCCGCGTGCACCAGATCCTGGAAGGCACGAACGAAATCATGCGCGTGATCGTGGCGCGCCACCTGCTCAACACTGACGAGGAATTGCGATGAGTGACGCTGATACGCGCTGGCCGGGTCTGCATCTTGCCCACGAAGGGCATACCGCCATCATCACGCTCACCAACCCACCCGCGCATACGTGGACGCGCGAAAGCCTGACGGGCTTGCGTGACCTCGTCCGCACGCTGGACGCCGACCGGTCGGTGTACGCGCTGGTCATCACCGGCGACGGCGAGAAGTTCTTCTCGGCGGGCGCCGACCTGAAACAGTTCGCCGACGGCGACAAGGCCGTGGCCCGCGAGGCCGCACGGCGGTTCGGCGAAGCGTTTGAAGCGCTCTCGGCGTTCCGCGGCGTGAGCATCGCCGCCATCAACGGCTATGCGATGGGTGGCGGCCTGGAGTGCGCGTTGGCCTGTGACCTGCGCATCGCGGAAGCGCACGCACAAATGGCGTTACCCGAGGCGAGCGTCGGCCTGCTGCCCTGCGCCGGGGGCACCCAGAACCTCGCGCGCCTGGTGGGCGAAGGCTGGGCCAAACGCATGATCCTGCTTGGCGAGCGCGTGGATGCCGCGACCGCCGAACGCATCGGCCTGGTCGAGGCCACCGCGCCGAAGGGCGAGGGCAGGGCGCTGGCACTGGCGTGGGCGGAAAAGGCGGCGAAGCAAAGCCCTGTCAGCCTCGCCGCGTGCAAGCGGCTGGTCCAGGCCACGCGGGCACAGCCGTTGTCGACCGCGTTGGTCGCCGAGCGCGAAGCATTCGTTGACCTGTTCGATACGGCGGACCAGCGTGAGGGCGTGCAGGCCTTCCTCGACAAGCGTGCTCCCGAATGGACCAACGCATGAACGCTCCCGCTAGCGACGTGCCGAACGAGGCGCCCGTACTTTTTGAAGAGCGCGCCGCGGGGGCGCACCGGATCGGCATCGCCACGCTCAACGCGACGCGCACGCTCAACGGCCTGTCGCTCGAGATGGCCCGCTTGCTCGACGAGCAGCTGGTGACGTGGGCTTCTGATCCGGCGATCGCATTGGTTGTGCTCCAGGGGGCTGGCGAGAAGGCTTTCTGCGCGGGTGGCGATTTGCACAGCCTGCATAAAGCCATGCAGGCGTATCGCGAAGCGGGCCACACCGATATCCGCGAGAACGCCTACGTCAGCGAATTCTTCGCCGTCGAGTACCGCCTCGACTACCGCATCCACACGTATGCCAAGCCCATCGTGTGCTGGGGGCACGGCGTCGTGATGGGTGGTGGCATGGGCCTGATGGCGGGGGCGAGCCATCGCGTCGTGACCGAGCGCTCGAAGCTGGCGTTCCCCGAGATCACCGTCGGCTTGTATCCGGACGTCGGTGGTAGCTGGCTGCTGCATCGCGTACCGCTGCATGCAGGCCTCTTTCTCGCACTGACGGGCGCGCCACTCACGGCGGGTGATGCTATCTACGCGAACATGGCCGACCTCCATATCGCGAGCGATCAGCGCGATGCCGTGCTGGCCGCGCTAACGGACTCCGCATGGAGCGCCGATCCTGCGCGAAACGCTTCCGTTGTGACCGATGTGTTGACGCGCTTCGCCACGCCCGCTGCACCGGGACCGCTTCAGGCCCATCAGGCAAGCATCGCCACGGTCGCGAGCCAGCCCGCGTTCGACGATGTGGTCGCAGGCATCCTCGCCATGGATAACGATGATCCGTGGCTAGTCACCGCCCGGGAGACGCTTCGCGCGGGTGCGCCGGGATCGGCACGCCTGGCGTTCGAATTGCAGCGCTGCGCGGCTGACATGTCGCTGGCCGACGTGTTCCGCCAGGAATACATCGTCTCGCTGCATTGCGCGGCCCACGGTGACTTCATGGAAGGCATCCGTGCGTTGCTCATCGACAAGGACCGGCAGCCGCATTGGCAGCCGGCCACGTTGGCAGATGCCTCCGCCACGTGGGCAGACGCCTTCTTCCAGTCGCCCTGGCCGCCCGCGCAGCACCCGCTCGCCGGCTTGGGCGTTCCCCCCGTTTCAGGAGTAATCCCCGCATGACACGCATCGCATTCATCGGTCTGGGCAACATGGGCGGCCCCATGGCGGCGAACCTGCTGAAGGCGGGGCACGCGCTGCGCGTCTTCGACCTGGTGCCGGGGGCTGTCGCCGCCGCCGTAGCGCAGGGTGGCGTGGCCGCCACCAGCGCTCGCGATGCGCTGGAGGGTGCCGACGTCGTCATCTCGATGCTACCCGCCAGCCGCCATGTCGAAGCGCTGTATCTGGGCGAGCAAGGCATCCTCGACGCCATCCCCGCCAACGCGCTGGTGATCGACTGCAGCACGATCGCGCCCGCCGTAGCGAAGAAGGTGAGCGAGGCCGTCACCGCGCGCGGCATGGCTATGCTGGATGCGCCGGTCTCGGGCGGTACCGCCGGAGCCGCCGCAGGTACGCTGACCTTCATCGTCGGCGGCGCGGAGGAGGCGCTGGAACGTGCACGTCCGCTGCTGGGCGCGATGGGCCGGAATATCTTCCACGTGGGCGGTAGCGGCGCGGGGCAGGTGGCGAAGCTCTGCAACAACATGGCGCTGGGCGTCATCATGGCCGTCACCGGCGAGGCGCTGGCCCTGGGTGCCGCCCATGGCCTGGACCCCGCGGTGCTTTCGCAGATGATGGCCGTGAGCACCGGGCGCAGCTGGGCCACGGAAGTGTGCAACCCGTGGCCGGGGGTACTCGAAAACGCCCCGGCATCGCGCGGTTATACCGGCGGCTTCGGCAACGACCTCATGCTCAAGGATCTTGGCCTCGCCGCCGAGGCCGCGATGGGCGTGGGCGCGGCCATCCCGCTGGGCGAACTGGCACGCAATCTCTACGCGCTGAACAGCAAGGCGGGGCGCGGTGGGCTCGATTTCTCCAGCGTCATCAAGCTGGCTGCACCGGGCGAGTGACCACGCCGGTTGCCCTTGGCACCAGCCTCGCTTTCACCTGAAGTAAAGTGGCCTTTCTTCGCTCATTTATCGATTTGGATCATGCTGGAACGCGGACACCTAACCATTCTTCGAGCCGTCGAGCAGCAGGGGTCTTTGACGAAGGCGGCTGAGTTCCTGTGCCTGACCCAGTCCGCACTGAGCCACACCATGCGCAAGCTGGAGCGGGAGTTGGGCACGGAACTATGGCTGCGCCAGGGCCGTTCGATGCGCCTGACGCAGGCGGGCGAGTACTTGCTCGCCGCCGCAAACCGTCTGCTTCCGCAGTTTGAACTGGCGGAAACGCGCCTGCGCCAGTTCGCCCAGGGAGAGCGCGGGACGCTCCGTATCGGCATGGAGTGCCACCCCTGCTACCAGTGGTTGCTGAAGATCGTGTCGCCGTACCTCAAGGCCTGGCCAGAGGTCGACGTCGACGTGAAGCAGAAATTCCAGTTCGGCGGCATCGGCGCGTTGTTCGGGCATGAAATCGATCTGCTCGTGACGCCCGACCCGTTGTACAAAACCGGGCTTCACTACGAGCCGGTGTTCGATTACGAACAGGTGCTGGTGGTTAGTCAGGGGCATCCGCTTGCGGGCGAGCCCTGGCTCCGGCCCGAGCAACTCTCCAACGAAGTGCTGATCACCTACCCGGTGACGCTGGATCGGCTGGACGTCTACAGCCAGTTCCTGCAGCCGGCGGGCATCAGCCCGCGGAAGCAAAAGGCCATCGAGACCACCGACATCATGATGCAGATGGTCGCCAGTGGCCGTGGCGTCGCGGCCCTGCCGCGCTGGCTTGCCGAGGAATACGCAGCAAAGATGCCTCTGGTGGCGCTACGCCTGGGTAAGGAAGGCATCGCCAAGCAGATCCACCTCGGCGTTCGCGAGACCGAACTGGGCACGGACTATGTCACCGCGTTCTTCGAACTGGCCCGGGCCCATGGAGAGGCTAGTGTTGCGGCCCCCTCATGAATCCTCACGCCTAACGAGTAGCGTGGCGCGAGCGCGAAGCCGCAAAGGCTCAACTCCGGCTCGCTTGCATCTATGGTCACTTGCCTAACGCGGGGTCCTCGCAGCTTCCCGGTAGATCCGCGCCCGGATAGGGCTTGAGTGCCTTATCGCCCTTATGAACGGGATACTGGTGGCACCATTCAGCGTCTACTTCGATGATTCGTCCTGTTTTCCGACTGACGGCGATGAATCCGAGGACATCCGATTCGCCTGCCGACGCGTTCTTTCGTAGTAGCTGATAAACGTAAAAATTTGGCTCGCCCGCATCCTTGGGAACCTCTTCGTAGGCGCCCCCTCTGTAGTAACCCTGCGACACGACCCTATCCATGATCGTGCGTGCCTCTGTCGGTGTGATCCCGGCGGAACGGCTTGTCCGTGGTGAGCAGCTACTTTCGGATGCCGATGCGGTCATTCCTGGAAGCGCTAAGAATGCGAGCGCAGCGCATAGATTTATGCACCTCATTTCAATCTCCCCCTCTCGATGTCTCGCTCGACACGCTGGCGGCATGGGTCGAGGGAAACGGTCGGTCGCTGCTACCTGCGGATGATGCCGGAGAGATCGCCGGCACGCGATTCATGCTTCCCATGGGTCACTGGGCTCTCGTTTTTTGGGCGCCGCGCCGAACGGGCGGCCTACATGGATGGCGATGCCGGAAATGAGTTAGCGACATCCTGATCGAATCGCCACATCTGAGACGCCGATTCGACGCGTGCTAGCGAGACATCATGATGTCATGATGTTATAATCAGCCCATGGATTCCCATCTCAGCAGCCTCCCGCTGTACGCACAGGTCGAGGCGTCGATAGCGGCAGACATCGCATCGGGCGCCTTGCCGGTTGAAGGGCAGCTCCCCCCGGAAGATCGACTGATCGCGAAATACGGTGTCAGCCGCACCACTCTCCGGAAAGCCATTGAGAACTTGGTTGCGCGGCGCCTGGTCGAGATACGGCGGGGTAGCGGCACCTTCGTCACCCGTCCCCAGCTTCGGCAAGAGCTGACCGAGCTGACGGGGTTTGCCGAAGACATGATCGCATTGGGCAAGAGCCCCAGCTCCAAACTGCTGGACAAGAAGGTGGTCGAAGCAGACGAGGTCGTCGCCGAGCGCCTGCGGCTTCTCAAAGGCACGTCCGTTTATCGCATCACCAGGCTGCGTGTTGCGGACGGTATCGCCATGTCGTTCGACGAGACGTACCTGCCGCTTGATATCGGTGGCAAGGTGGTCGAGAACGATCTGGACGCGGAGCCGATCTTCGCGCTGCTTGAGGGGAAATACGACGTGCCCCTGCTCCGTGCCGATTATGAGTTGGAGGCGACGGTGGCCAGCGAGCCCATCGCCTCGGCACTCGGCATTGCCCCTGGATCGCCCGTGTTCCTTATTGACCGAACGACGTACAGCGACGCGGACCGTCCCGTGGATTACGAGCGCCTCTACTACCGCGGCGACCTGATTCGGTTTGCGACCCGGCTACAGCGTCGAAAGCCTGCGTGAGCAGTCCCGTGTTTTTGATGCTTCTCGCCGCATTCGGGGCGAGCGCGCTAGGTGGCGTACTCGGCATGGCAAGCGGAATCTTCATCGTGCCTGCGCTGACATTGTTTTTTGGTGTCGATATGCATGACGCCGTGGGCATCAGCCTTGTGTCGGTCATTGCGTGTTCGTGTGCGACCGCCGCGCCCTTCATCAAACGCGAATGGACGAACGTGCGCCTTGCCGTCGTGCTCGAGACCGCGACAACGACCGGCGCCTTGTGCGGCGTGCTTCTGACCGGTTGGTTGCCCGTGCGGTTGCTGCAACTGCTCTTTGTCGGTGTGCTTGGCATTTCGGCTCGGCAGATGATGGTTAAGCGCAATGATCCCGTTCCTGAGGCCGCGTCCGATCGCTTAACCCTGGCAACCCGGCTGCGCTTGCACGATGTTTACGCGGAGGCCGGAACGGATCGACCCGTGGCCTACCGGGTGGGTAACGTACCCGTGGCACTGGTGCTCATGTACGTCGCCGGCGTGTTATCCGCATTACTCGGGATCGGCTCGGGCGTCCTCAAGATTCCCGCGATGGACATGGCGTTGCGCATGCCCATCAAGGCGTCGTCGGCGACATCCAACTTCATGATCGGTGTGACCGCCGCCACCGGCGCCTGCGCCTACATCGCTCGCGGGGATCTCAATGTCACGCTCGCTGCGCCCATCGCGCTCGGCTCCGTTCTGGGTGCCCTGGTCGGAGCGAAACTGCTCTCGGCGCTTCCCGCCGACAAGCTACGCCTGGGCTTCGTGGGTGTGCTGGTGGCCATGATGGCGATGATGGCGATCAGCGCCATTCGAGGATAGCGTTCGATGGACGGAAGCAAACGAGGCCTGGCGCATCTCTATTGGCTTGGCACCTGCATGGCCACGACCGTGCTGTTGGCGGGCATGGTGACGGGCATGGCTGACGATCGCTGGAGCCATCAGCTGTCCCTGATCGGAATCGCGATGTTTTCCTTGTTGCCGGTTACACGCGTGGCCTGGACACTTGTTACGTTCATTCGTATCAAGGACTACCCGTACGTCGCATGCTCGGCCGGCGTGCTGCTCGTGATCGGCGCAGGTGTCGCGTTGGAGGTTTGGCTGCCAGGCCTGACGCCTGGATAGCCCACCGATGAACAATGAAAAAGTCTGCATATTGATAATACAGAAATGAACTATATACTTATGGTGTAACCACGCCATAGGCAGTTCCCCATGAGTGACTTCGCCCCCACCGAAGCGCGGCTCCAGAACACGATCAAGAACTACCCCGCCTTCCCGCGGGAGCCGGCCGTGCTGGTCCGCCTGGTGAAGCACATCTATAAGGAAGTGCACGACCAGGCCAACGGCGTGATGAAGCCCTACGGTCTCAACCACCCTGAGTACAACATCCTGATGATGCTGTACGGGGCGCCGGGCCATGCGCTGAACCCCTCGCAGCTGGCCGATGCGGCGGGCGAGAAGCTGGCCAACGTCACCCGCCTGACCACCCGCCTGACCGATATGGGCTACATCGCCCGCGCGGCCAGCGAGGACGACCGCCGCAAGGTCGAGCTCACCCTCACGCCCGCCGGCATCGCCCTGATCGACAGTTTCCTGCCGGATATCATCAAGCTGCTGCACCGGCAGACGCGTAATCTCAGCGTCGATGAGCAGGGTCTGCTGGAAGGCCTGCTGAAGAAGATGCTGGCCGGGTTCGGGGAGTAACGAGGCACCGCCATGTCCGCCGTGAACCCCACCGCTGCCACTCCCGACACACGCCAGGTCGTGGTCGAGACCCTGCGCGAGGAGGCCTCGATCTGGCTCTTCGTGTTGAAGACGCTTATCGCGTTCTTCGGCACGGGCTGGCTGGCGATGCGCTTCGCGCTGCCGGCGCCGTCCACGGCGATGCTGACCACGATCATCGTGGCCAACCGCCAGTCGGGCATGGTGCTGGCGAAGAGCTTCTACCGTGCCATTGGTACCGTGGGTGGCGCGACAGCAGCAGTGGCTATCGTGGCGTCGTTCCCGCAAGAGCGCGATCTCTTCCTGCTCGCGCTGTCGTTGTGGATCGGCGTGTGTGCCGGTGGCGCCACGCTGTATCGCAACTTCAAGTCGTACGCCTTCGTGCTCGGTGGCTACACCGCGGCGATCGTGGCCTTGCCGGTCATCGACAACCCGCCGGGCGTGTTCGATTCCGCCGTGGCGCGTCTTTCCGAAGTGCTGCTCGGCCTGCTGGTGAGCGGCGTCGTCAGTGATGTGGTGTTCCCCAGCCGCATGCGCGATGTACTGCGCCGCTCGGCGCGCGAACAGTTCGCGCATTTCGTGGGCTTCGTGCGCGGCGCAACGGGCGGCTCGATCCCGCGCGAGGCGATGGAGAAGGCGCATTTGCGCTTTGTCCGCGATGCCGTGACGCTGGAAGATCTGCGCAGCTCGGTGATTTTCGAAGACGCCGAAGCGCGTGCACGCAGCAACCATCTGAGACTGTTCAATCAGCGCTTCATGGCGGCATCGACGAGCTTCCAATCGCTGCACCATCTGGTGAACCGCCTGAAGCGCGCGAAGCGTGAGCTCGCCGCGGATACGCTCATCCATCTCTATGCGCCGATCGGCGAAGCGCTCGACGTGACGATCGAAGCCGGCATGGCGGCACGCGTGCTGCTGCCGCGCCTGGTCGAGGCGCGCACAACGATGCGTGCGCGCCAGCCGGAACTGCGTGCTTCCTTGACCGACGCGCAGGACCTGCGCGATTTCGACACGGGCGCGTCGCTGCTGATGCGCTTTGTCGACGAACTGCACGCCTATGTTGATGCCGCTGCCTCGCTGCAAGCGCCCGGTGTCATCGGCGGCTCGGCTGAGCGCGTGCGTTTCGACCGCGGCAATGACTGGCTCGGTGCAGGCATTGCCACGCTGCGCACCACGGTGACCATGCTGGTGCTGGGCACCTACTGGATTGCGAGCGCCTGGCCGCTCGGCTCGAGCGCCATGCTGCTCGCCACGATCTTCGCCGGCCTGTTCGCCGCGACGCCCAACCCCACCCGGGTGACGTGGATCGTGATGCTGGGCTACCTCAGCGGCATGGCCGTCGGCTTCATCTGCGAATTCTTCGTGCTGACGCAGATGGATGGCTACGGCCTGATGGTGGCGAGCATCGCGCCGTTCCTGGCGATTGGCCTGGTCATGATGATGAGCCGTACGCTGGGTTCGTTCGGCCTCGGCTGGGCCATGGGTCTGGCCTACATCCTCGCGCTGAAGAATCCGCAGACGTACGACCCGGTGCACTTCATCAATGACGCGATCGCGCAGGTCGTTGGCCTGGGTGCCGCCGCGGTGTCGTTCGTCGTGATCCCGCCAGCCATCGGTAGCGCCTGGCTGCGCCGCCGCCAGCTGGCTCGCCTGCGCGGCCAGGTGGCCCTTGCTGCCGAAGCTCCGCTGCCGGGCCTGCGCCATCGCTTCGAGAGCGTGAACCACGATCTGGTGAGCCAGGTCGTCGCGCAGACCCAGCCGGGTGGCGCGGATTCGCGTGCGCTGATCGCCTGGGCGCTGGCGGTGCATGAGACCGGCCGCGCGCTGATCGAGCTGCGCCACGACATGGCCCGCCGCGACGTGCCGTCGACCCTGCTGCCGTACCTGCAGGAAGCGCTGCGCACGCTGGCGCGCTTCTACGAGAAGCCCGACCCGGCCGGTTACCTGCTGGCGCGCGATGCGGTGGCCACGGCCATCGCCAGCGTCGGCGAGCACGAGGGCCAGGCCCATCTGCTCGAACATCTACACCTGGTGCGCATGGCGCTGCTGGATGGCGAATCCGTCCTCGCCGCGTACATGCCTTCCGCCCCGCTTGCCAAGGAGATCGTCCATGCCTCGTGAGATTGCACTCGGCGACGCCCTGGTTCCCGGGCTGCTCGTCCTCTTTGTCCTGGCTTTGCTGGCCTTGTGGCTGCTTGATTCGCTGGCAGGCCGCTTCGGCCTTTACCGCTTCGTCTGGCACCCGCCGCTGTTCCGCCTGGGCGTGTTCGTTTGTGTCTTCGGCGCGTTTGCGCTGTTCCTTATCTGAGTGATGCCGTCATGAAACTCACCACGATCATCCGCTTCGCCATCACCGCCGTTATCATCGTTATCGCGGCGTTCGTCGGGCACGCGTTGTGGAAGCACTACATGTATTCGCCCTGGACCCGCGACGGCCGTGTGCGCGCGGAGATCGTGCGCATCGCCCCTGATGTGGCGGGCCTGGTGACCGACGTGAAGGTCATCGATAACCAGACGGTGAAGAAGGGCGATCTCCTCTTCGTCGTGGATAAGGCGCGTTACATCAACGCACTGAATCAGGCGAATGCGAACCTTCACGCGGCGGAAGCGGCAGCGCGCGCGTCGGGGGCGAGCATCAATGCCGCGGCTGCCAGCGCGCAGCAGAGCCATGCGAACTTCGAGATGTACGCCGCGCAGTCCGATCGCCGCCAGAAGCTGATCAACAACGTGATCTCGGCCGAAGACAAGGCCAATGCCGTGGCCGTGGCGAATGCCGCCAAGGCAGGCTGGCAGGCGGCGCAGGCGAGCACGAAGCAGGCGTCCGCGGCGCAGGAGCAGGCGCTTGCCGCGGTGGCCCAGGCCGAAGTGGAAGTGGCTTCGGCCCAGCTCAACCTCGATCGCACCGAGGTGCGCGCGCCGGTGGATGGCTATGTGACCAACCTCGACGTGCGCGTGGGCGATTACGCCAGCGCCGGTACCGCGCGTCTCGCCCTGATCGATAGCCACTCGTACTGGATCTACGGTTACTTCGAAGAAACCAAGCTGCCGGGCCTGCGCATCGGCGATCCGGTGGATATCCGCCTGATGAGCGGTGGCGTGCGCCTGCAAGGCCACGTGGAGAGCATCGCCCGCGGTATCACCGATGCGGATAACCCGACCGGCACCGACATGCTGGCCGACGTGAATCCCACCTTCAATTGGGTGCGCCTGGCCCAGCGCGTGCCGGTGCGCGTGAAAATCGATGCGAGCCAGATGCCGCAAGGCACGGTGCTGGCGGCGGGTATGACCGCGACCCTGGTGGTGCGCCCGTCGCACCCCGACCAGGTCGCCGCCCGCTAACCGCCCCTCGTAGGAGCCCACCCTGTGGGCGACGCCTTTCGTACAGCCGCCACAGGGTCTGTGGCTCTTCCGCGAAAGATGTCGCCCACAGGGTGGGCTCCTACGGTGTGAGGCGCTTTAGGCGTAGCTGTAGCCACTTGTCTACGTCGGCCCACTCGGTGGCGAGGATGCTGTAGCAGACGGTATCGCGCAGGGAGCCATCCTCGCGGCGCTTGTGGGCGCGCAACACGCCCTCGCGCTTGGCGCCGATCCGCTCAATGGCCCGCTGGGAATCCTGGTTGTAGGCGTCGGTGTGGAATTCCACGGCGACCACGCCCAGGTTCTGGAACGCGTTATCCAGCAGCAGGTGCTTGCACGCCGTGTTCAGGTGGCTGCGCTGCCAGCGCTTCGCGTACCAGGTGTAGCCGATAGCCACGCGGTACGGGTCCGGGGTGATGTCGTAGTAGCGGGTGGTGCCGACGATCTCGCCGGAGCTCTTCTCACGGACCACCCACGGTGACATCCGGCCTTCGACGTGCCCGCGCAGGGCTTTCTCGACGTAGGCGGCCATGCTGCCGGGGCGGGGGACGGAGGTGAACCAGAGGTCCCAGAGGTCGCCATCGGCCGCGGCCTGCTCCAGCGCGGGGACGTGCTCGAGGGCCAGCGGTTCCAGGGCGACCCAGGCGTTTTCCAGGCGATCGGCCATGCGTGCGGCTCCTTTCAGGCGTCCAGGTCGGGGATCAGGTTGCTCTCGATGCGGGCGATCGCGTCTTTTAGCAGCAATTTGCGCTTTTTCAGGCGAGTCAGCTGGAGTTCGTCCCGGCTGATGGCCTGGGCGAGGTGCTCGATGGCGGCATCGAGGTCCCGGTGCTCCACCTTGAGCTCCGCAAGGCGCTGGGATAGCTGGGTCGGATCCTGAACCTGCATAGCGGCGGCCGGCGGTTGGGGGAAGCCGCAAGTTTACCCCCCGGCGTGCCGCGCCGCAGCAGTTACACTAGGAGGCTCGTCCCTTCCGAAGCACCCAGCGACATGTCCGCCAACCCCGATGCCACCCGCAAGCAGAGCTACGAAGCCGGCAAGCTGGCCAAGCGCCTGCGCCGCCAGGTCGGCCAGGCCATCGCCGATTACGGGATGATCGAGGACGGCGACAAGGTGATGGTGTGCCTCTCCGGGGGCAAGGATTCCTACACCATGCTGGATATCCTGCTTTTGTTGCAGGCCAAGGCACCG
This genomic interval carries:
- a CDS encoding acyl-CoA dehydrogenase family protein; protein product: MDMHAALGQAGLSDDQAAYREAAREFALAELGPHAAHWDAESEFPREAIGKAGELGFCGLYVPEAAGGSGLARLDAAIVFEELAAVDPSTAAFISIHNMATWMLAAHASGVIRERWAPLLASGTRLASYCLTEPGAGSDAGSLRTRAVRDGDHYVLHGSKAFISGAGATDMLVVMARTGGDGPRGITAFAVPADTPGISYGRNEEKMGWHSQPTRSVTFDGARIPVDHRLGVEGEGFRIAMKGLDGGRLNIAACSLGAAQGALDAARRYMGERRQFGKKLADFQALQFKLADMATELVAARQMVHTAARKLDAGSHDATVWCAMAKRFATDAGFSICNDALQIHGGYGYVREYPVERLLRDCRVHQILEGTNEIMRVIVARHLLNTDEELR
- a CDS encoding enoyl-CoA hydratase is translated as MSDADTRWPGLHLAHEGHTAIITLTNPPAHTWTRESLTGLRDLVRTLDADRSVYALVITGDGEKFFSAGADLKQFADGDKAVAREAARRFGEAFEALSAFRGVSIAAINGYAMGGGLECALACDLRIAEAHAQMALPEASVGLLPCAGGTQNLARLVGEGWAKRMILLGERVDAATAERIGLVEATAPKGEGRALALAWAEKAAKQSPVSLAACKRLVQATRAQPLSTALVAEREAFVDLFDTADQREGVQAFLDKRAPEWTNA
- a CDS encoding enoyl-CoA hydratase/isomerase family protein; this encodes MNAPASDVPNEAPVLFEERAAGAHRIGIATLNATRTLNGLSLEMARLLDEQLVTWASDPAIALVVLQGAGEKAFCAGGDLHSLHKAMQAYREAGHTDIRENAYVSEFFAVEYRLDYRIHTYAKPIVCWGHGVVMGGGMGLMAGASHRVVTERSKLAFPEITVGLYPDVGGSWLLHRVPLHAGLFLALTGAPLTAGDAIYANMADLHIASDQRDAVLAALTDSAWSADPARNASVVTDVLTRFATPAAPGPLQAHQASIATVASQPAFDDVVAGILAMDNDDPWLVTARETLRAGAPGSARLAFELQRCAADMSLADVFRQEYIVSLHCAAHGDFMEGIRALLIDKDRQPHWQPATLADASATWADAFFQSPWPPAQHPLAGLGVPPVSGVIPA
- the mmsB gene encoding 3-hydroxyisobutyrate dehydrogenase; translated protein: MTRIAFIGLGNMGGPMAANLLKAGHALRVFDLVPGAVAAAVAQGGVAATSARDALEGADVVISMLPASRHVEALYLGEQGILDAIPANALVIDCSTIAPAVAKKVSEAVTARGMAMLDAPVSGGTAGAAAGTLTFIVGGAEEALERARPLLGAMGRNIFHVGGSGAGQVAKLCNNMALGVIMAVTGEALALGAAHGLDPAVLSQMMAVSTGRSWATEVCNPWPGVLENAPASRGYTGGFGNDLMLKDLGLAAEAAMGVGAAIPLGELARNLYALNSKAGRGGLDFSSVIKLAAPGE
- a CDS encoding LysR family transcriptional regulator; protein product: MLERGHLTILRAVEQQGSLTKAAEFLCLTQSALSHTMRKLERELGTELWLRQGRSMRLTQAGEYLLAAANRLLPQFELAETRLRQFAQGERGTLRIGMECHPCYQWLLKIVSPYLKAWPEVDVDVKQKFQFGGIGALFGHEIDLLVTPDPLYKTGLHYEPVFDYEQVLVVSQGHPLAGEPWLRPEQLSNEVLITYPVTLDRLDVYSQFLQPAGISPRKQKAIETTDIMMQMVASGRGVAALPRWLAEEYAAKMPLVALRLGKEGIAKQIHLGVRETELGTDYVTAFFELARAHGEASVAAPS
- a CDS encoding GntR family transcriptional regulator codes for the protein MDSHLSSLPLYAQVEASIAADIASGALPVEGQLPPEDRLIAKYGVSRTTLRKAIENLVARRLVEIRRGSGTFVTRPQLRQELTELTGFAEDMIALGKSPSSKLLDKKVVEADEVVAERLRLLKGTSVYRITRLRVADGIAMSFDETYLPLDIGGKVVENDLDAEPIFALLEGKYDVPLLRADYELEATVASEPIASALGIAPGSPVFLIDRTTYSDADRPVDYERLYYRGDLIRFATRLQRRKPA
- a CDS encoding sulfite exporter TauE/SafE family protein, with the protein product MSSPVFLMLLAAFGASALGGVLGMASGIFIVPALTLFFGVDMHDAVGISLVSVIACSCATAAPFIKREWTNVRLAVVLETATTTGALCGVLLTGWLPVRLLQLLFVGVLGISARQMMVKRNDPVPEAASDRLTLATRLRLHDVYAEAGTDRPVAYRVGNVPVALVLMYVAGVLSALLGIGSGVLKIPAMDMALRMPIKASSATSNFMIGVTAATGACAYIARGDLNVTLAAPIALGSVLGALVGAKLLSALPADKLRLGFVGVLVAMMAMMAISAIRG
- a CDS encoding DUF1634 domain-containing protein is translated as MDGSKRGLAHLYWLGTCMATTVLLAGMVTGMADDRWSHQLSLIGIAMFSLLPVTRVAWTLVTFIRIKDYPYVACSAGVLLVIGAGVALEVWLPGLTPG
- a CDS encoding MarR family winged helix-turn-helix transcriptional regulator, with translation MSDFAPTEARLQNTIKNYPAFPREPAVLVRLVKHIYKEVHDQANGVMKPYGLNHPEYNILMMLYGAPGHALNPSQLADAAGEKLANVTRLTTRLTDMGYIARAASEDDRRKVELTLTPAGIALIDSFLPDIIKLLHRQTRNLSVDEQGLLEGLLKKMLAGFGE